In Fibrobacter succinogenes, a single window of DNA contains:
- a CDS encoding Gfo/Idh/MocA family protein, which translates to MKKEPYQIAFIGGGVNSAIGEVHKAACQMDGHFELVAGAFSTHEETNQKTAKTWGVSPERTYSNYHELLKAEQGKLDAVIVLAPTDLHKDIVIEALDAGFPVICEKSLATSFEEGKDIAQKVDETKGFFCTTYNYTGYPMVRELKQYIAEGKLGTIQQVQVEMPQEGFMRLGASGEPPKPQSWRLKDTVIPKISLDLGSHLHNMIYFLTGERPKRIVADQATFGLFSQIVDNVGALVQYTNNMRAQIWFSKTALGNRNGLRIRVYGSKGSAEWFQLEPETLKTCDRYGNVSLRDRTGGVKIANQPRYNRFKAGHPAGFIEAFANYYEDIADCLAQYFATGSFNSQYVCGIKTSLEGLAMMQAATRSAKSNKWEDL; encoded by the coding sequence ATGAAGAAGGAACCTTACCAAATCGCATTTATCGGAGGCGGAGTCAATTCTGCCATTGGCGAAGTCCACAAAGCAGCATGCCAAATGGACGGCCATTTTGAACTTGTCGCAGGCGCATTCAGCACTCACGAAGAAACAAACCAGAAAACAGCCAAAACCTGGGGAGTATCGCCAGAGCGCACCTACAGCAACTACCATGAACTGCTCAAAGCCGAACAAGGCAAGCTCGATGCCGTAATCGTACTCGCACCAACAGATTTACACAAAGACATTGTCATCGAAGCACTCGATGCGGGCTTCCCCGTCATTTGCGAAAAGTCGCTTGCCACAAGCTTTGAAGAAGGCAAAGACATAGCCCAAAAAGTCGATGAAACCAAAGGTTTCTTCTGCACCACGTATAACTACACCGGCTACCCGATGGTCCGCGAACTCAAACAGTACATCGCCGAAGGCAAGCTCGGTACAATCCAGCAAGTGCAAGTCGAAATGCCACAAGAAGGTTTTATGCGCCTGGGAGCATCGGGCGAACCGCCCAAGCCGCAAAGCTGGCGACTCAAGGACACCGTGATTCCCAAAATTTCCCTGGACCTCGGCAGCCACTTGCACAACATGATTTACTTTTTGACAGGCGAACGCCCAAAGCGTATCGTCGCAGACCAAGCTACATTCGGGCTATTTTCGCAAATTGTCGATAACGTAGGGGCACTCGTTCAATACACAAACAATATGCGTGCTCAAATCTGGTTCAGCAAAACAGCACTCGGAAACCGCAACGGGCTCCGCATCCGCGTCTATGGAAGCAAAGGCAGCGCCGAGTGGTTTCAGCTGGAACCCGAAACGCTCAAAACATGCGACCGGTATGGGAACGTAAGTTTACGCGACCGCACCGGAGGCGTGAAAATAGCAAACCAGCCACGTTACAACCGATTCAAGGCTGGCCACCCCGCAGGATTCATCGAAGCGTTCGCCAACTATTACGAAGATATCGCCGATTGCCTTGCACAATACTTTGCAACAGGTTCCTTTAACAGTCAATATGTTTGCGGCATCAAGACATCCCTCGAAGGGCTCGCCATGATGCAAGCCGCAACACGTTCTGCAAAAAGCAACAAGTGGGAAGATTTATAA